One window of the Epinephelus moara isolate mb chromosome 24, YSFRI_EMoa_1.0, whole genome shotgun sequence genome contains the following:
- the LOC126385584 gene encoding zinc finger protein 420-like isoform X2 encodes MCSVESLREFVNERLTAAAEEILGVFKRTIVEYEEEIDRQRRLLDIVLKPEIKLHRTELPQQHVCKEEEVVPEQQLCIEERKSSVDQEEPEPPQIKEEEEEVCSSQEGEQLVVKQKTDGFMLTPADEESEHSEDQTLDFIHDDTQSAAEKESVVNIPVITYFIFKPNSDHQLFSHRSHVAESQDQKGGHHENNSNTDEKSHKCDTCGKAFLYRYNLNIHQRIHTGEKPFTCKTWGRAFRQTSHLTAHMRIHTGEKPHLCRICGKRFSDISMLKRHFKIHTGETL; translated from the exons ATGTGTTCAGTTGAGTCTTTGAGAGAGTTTGTCAACGAGcgactaactgctgctgctgaagaaatattgGGAGTTTTTAAAAGAACCATCGTCGAGTACGAGGAAGAGATCGATCGTCAGCGCAGACTGTTGGATATCGTTTTGAAGCCTGAAATAAAGTTACACAGGACAG AGCTCCCACAGCAACATGtgtgtaaggaggaggaggttgtccctgagcagcagctctgtattgAGGAGAGGAAGTCCAGTGTGGACcaagaggagccagagcctccacagattaaagaggaagaggaggaagtgtgcagcagtcaggagggagagcagcttgtaGTGAAGCAGAAGACTGATGGCTTTATGTTGACTCCTGCTGATGAGGAAAGTGAGCACAGTGAAGATCAGACTCTGGACTTCATTCATGATGACACTCAAAGTGCAGCAGAGAAAGAGTCTGTCGTCAACATACCAGTTATAACCTATTTTATATTCAAACCAAACAGTGATCATCAGCTCTTCTCTCACCGCTCTCATGTAGCTGAGAGCCAAGATCAGAAAGGAGGACATCatgaaaacaacagcaacacagatGAAAAATCTCACAAATGTGACACGTGTGGAAAAGCTTTTCTGTACAGGTATAACTTAAATATACACcagagaatccacacaggtgagaagccatttACGTGCAAAACATGGGGGAGAGCTTTCAGACAGACTAGTCATTTGACAGCCCACATGAGAATTCACACAGGCGAGAAACCGCACCTTTGCAGGATATGTGGGAAAAGATTCAGCGACATAAGCATGTTGAAAAGGCATTTTaaaatccacacaggtgagacttTGTAA
- the LOC126385589 gene encoding zinc finger protein 420-like, whose protein sequence is MCSVEFLREFVNERLTAAAEEILGVFQRSIVEYEEEIDRQRRLLDIVLKPEIKLHRTELPQQHVCKEEEVVPEQQLCIEERKSSVDQEEPEPPEIKEEEEEVCSSQEGEQLVVKQETDGFMLTPADEESEHSEDQKRQKPKNRYHESCSYSNNVYNSTMSNIHCDTHSSKKYLEGGGAYKHTSKLNPHFRIHRGEKSFTCRTCGTAFRRYSDLKVHMRIHTGERPYTCKTCGKAFKHSSVLNVHMRTHTGEKPYLCKTCGKRYCALSSLTRHVRIHTGEKPYLCKTCRKRFSDISVLKRHCRIHTGEKPHTCTTCGKAFGLKGNLKAHMRIHTGEKLYVFKTCGKDPITSPH, encoded by the exons ATGTGTTCAGTTGAGTTTTTGAGAGAGTTTGTCAACGAGcgactaactgctgctgctgaagaaatattgGGAGTTTTTCAAAGAAGCATCGTCGAGTACGAGGAAGAGATCGATCGTCAGCGCAGACTGTTGGATATCGTTTTGAAGCCTGAAATAAAGTTACACAGGACAG AGCTCCCACAGCAACATGtgtgtaaggaggaggaggttgtccctgagcagcagctctgtattgAGGAGAGGAAGTCCAGTGTGGACcaagaggagccagagcctccagagattaaagaggaagaggaggaagtgtgcagcagtcaggagggagagcagcttgtaGTGAAGCAGGAGACTGATGGCTTTATGTTGACTCCTGCTGATGAGGAAAGTGAGCACAGTGAAGATCAGAAAAGACAGAAACCGAAAAACAGATATCATGAAAGCTGTAGTTACAGTAACAATGTATACAACTCCACCATGTCAAATATTCACTGTGATACTCACTCAAGTAAAAAGTATTTAGAAGGTGGGGGAGCTTATAAGCATACGTCAAAATTGAACCCACACTTCCGAATCCACAGAGGTGAGAAGTCATTTACATGTAGAACATGTGGAACAGCTTTCAGACGTTACAGTGACTTGAAAGtccacatgagaatccacacaggagAGAGGCCGTATACTTGTAAAACATGTGGGAAGGCTTTCAAACATAGCAGCGTCTTGAACGTCCACATGAgaacccacacaggtgagaaaccGTACCTTTGCAAGACCTGCGGCAAAAGATATTGTGCGTTGTCCTCGTTGACAAGACATGTGAGAATCCACACGGGGGAGAAACCGTACCTTTGCAAGACCTGCAGGAAAAGATTCAGTGACATATCAGTATTGAAAAGGCATTgtagaatccacacaggtgagaagccacaTACTTGCACAACATGTGGAAAAGCTTTCGGACTTAAAGGTAACCTGAAAGcccacatgagaatccacacaggtgagaagctgTACGTTTTCAAGACCTGTGGGAAAGACCCTATAACATCTCCTCACTGA